Proteins encoded in a region of the Thunnus maccoyii chromosome 4, fThuMac1.1, whole genome shotgun sequence genome:
- the LOC121895833 gene encoding host cell factor 1-like isoform X4: MAAEPAVLQPRWKRIVGWTGPVPRPRHGHRAVAIKELMVVFGGGNEGIVDELHVYNTATNQWFIPAVRGDIPPGCAAYGFVCDGTRLLVFGGMVEYGKYSNDLYELQASRWEWKRLKAKPPKNSPLPCPRLGHSFSLIGSRCYLFGGLANDSEDPKNNIPRYLNDLYCLELRPGSSVVGWELPVTSGPPPPPRESHTAVVTSGRGANRLIIYGGMSGCRLGDLWVLDIDSLTWSKPALSGTAPLPRSLHSATTINNKMYVFGGWVPLVMDDVKVATHEKEWKCTNTLACLNLDTMCWETVLMDSLEENVPRARAGHCSVAINSRLYIWSGRDGYRKAWNNQVCCKDLWYLESERPSTPSRVQLVRANTLSLEVSWGPSPTADTYVLQLQKYDIPATPAAATSPASSPASNPVPTATPGASSPKSSTPVAAAPANQSIPLSGITLVPSPTATLPGNPLAAAAKSPAVLKVAAPSAAGGASIVTVRQAAPKSPVAVTTLPAGVRMVVPAQTSQGTPIGSSPQMSGMAALAAAAAATQKIPPSTATVLNVPAGATMVKTMAVSPGSSSLPVKVAAPVTMVSNQATRILKTAAAQAGGASVVSTPGTPSRPIITVHKSGTVTVSQQAQVVTTVVGGVTKTITLVNSPLSVGGGGALLGNLGNLGKVMSVVQTKPVQSGALTGQAGSNPLTQILQTKGALPPGTILKLVTSADGKQTTILSTAQAGSTATKQTILGVAPATSKPGNTIIKTIPLSALQGGAGGNSPITILTTKVVTPGAAGKILTTVPKITAAGQQGVTQVVLKGAPGTPGTILRTVPMSGVRLVSPGATSSKPTVTTLVVKATTGVSSLGTVTGSVSSPVAGGAGATASLATPITTLATIATLASQVTTATAATTGPKQVTLITTPSGAEAQPLVQDLPVSFMASPTSEEPGSTTSTTTTTAAGQTGDPATVTLVCSNPPCETHDTGTTNTATVATATMGGNNRVCSNPPCETHDTGTTNTATVASASMSQTLQVCSNQPSAQQSGPLPPPEVPLNGGTTCSNPPCETHETGTTNTATTAGAGGLRQVCSNPPCETHETGTTNTATTAGAGGLSQVCSNPPCETHETGTTNTATTAGTGGLRQVCSNPPCETHETGTTNTATTATAQQGGDNTQDSTDPSSSSDPAPSTTASQSRAVTTVTQATPTPGPSIPEISSLVGEDRAESSEAEAVAVVMAAAEEGEEPMQTDSQSEDVMSSAASVLQVHMEGSEAVQMASTDSGLPQELMSSEGDGGEVDSGTTTLLVTTGLTPDQLAVSAATEEAAQQPTIQAVLQAAGQMGEGAVNQSIPIVLTQQELAALVQQQQQLQDVHNQPEHSAVPTEGLAPADSLNDPAAESNGHELTSSAVTSAVARLASTFGPAPPLTASPAKIQTPAAATLGDVSNGIGATAGKQVVPVTRSSAKDSQWYDVGIVKVTNMVVSHYYVPYDDITIDDDSGVMPDYSQMRKVELQPGTAYKFRVAGINICGRGAFSEVSAFKTCLPGFPGAPCAIKISKNLDGAQLTWEPPAVTSGKITEYSVYLAIQSSQATSSGSGSGPAQLAFMRVYCGPSPSCLVQASSLANAHIDYTTKPAIIFRIAARNQKGYGPATQVRWLQETSKDAKPAVKRPGVSPDYKPVGQKKFRTDQ; the protein is encoded by the exons ATGGCAGCCGAGCCTGCAGTGTTGCAGCCCCGCTGGAAGCGCATCGTGGGCTGGACTGGGCCGGTGCCGCGGCCCCGGCACGGACACCGGGCCGTGGCGATCAAGGAGCTGATGGTTGTGTTCGGCGGGGGGAATGAGGGAATCGTGGATGAGCTGCACGTCTACAATACAG CTACCAACCAGTGGTTCATCCCGGCGGTGCGAGGTGACATCCCTCCCGGCTGTGCCGCCTACGGCTTCGTGTGTGACGGGACGAGGCTGCTTGTGTTCGGAGGGATGGTGGAGTATGGCAAATACAGCAACGACCTGTACGAGCTGCAg gCGAGTCGCTGGGAGTGGAAGCGTCTGAAGGCCAAACCTCCAAAGAACAGCCCGCTCCCCTGCCCTCGCCTCGgacacagcttctctctgattGGCAGTCGCTGCTACCTCTTCGGCGGACTGGCCAATGACAGCGAAGACCCCAAGAACAACATCCCCAG GTATCTGAACGATCTGTACTGTCTGGAGCTGAGGCCGGGCTCCAGCGTGGTCGGCTGGGAGCTCCCCGTGACGTCGGGTCCGCCGCCGCCGCCCAGAGAAAGTCACACGGCCGTGGTGACGAGCGGCCGCGGAGCCAACAGACTGATCATCTACGGAGGGATGAGCGGCTGCAGACTGGGAGACCTGTGGGTGCTCGACATCG actCTCTGACGTGGAGCAAACCGGCCCTCAGTGGAACAGCCCCTCTCCCCCGCAGCCTGCACTCTGCCACCACCATCAACAACAA GATGTACGTGTTCGGAGGTTGGGTTCCTCTGGTGATGGATGATGTCAAAGTGGCGACACACGAGAAGGAGTGGAAGTGTACAAACACGTTGGCCTGCCTCAACTTGG ACACCATGTGCTGGGAGACGGTTCTGATGGACAGCCTGGAGGAAAACGTCCCCAGAGCTCGAGCAGGTCACTGCAGTGTGGCCATCAACTCCAGACTCTACATCTGGAGCGGGAGAGACGGATACAGGAAGGCCTGGAACAACCAGGTGTGCTGCAAGGACCTCTGGTACCTGGAGTCAG agCGTCCCAGTACTCCATCTCGGGTCCAGCTGGTCCGGGCCAACACCTTGTCACTGGAGGTGAGCTGGGGGCCGTCGCCGACCGCCGACACCTACGTGCTGCAGCTACAAAAGTACGACATTCCCGCCACACCTGCTGCTGCCACCTCACCTGCCTCCAGCCCCGCCTCCAACCCCGTCCCCACCGCCACACCTGGAGCCAGCTCCCCCAAGAGCTCCACCCCCGTCGCAGCAGCTCCAGCCAACCAGAGCATCCCGCTATCCGGCATCACGTTAGTCCCCTCCCCCACAGCCACCTTACCTGGAAACCCGTTGGCTGCCGCTGCTAAAAGTCCAG CTGTCCTGAAAGTGGCAGCTCCAAGTGCCGCAGGTGGAGCCTCCATCGTCACAGTCCGACAGGCCGCACCCAAATCCCCGGTTGCCGTGACGACACTTCCTGCAGGTGTTCGCATGGTGGTACCAGCTCAGACCAGTCAGGGGACG CCAATAGGAAGCAGTCCTCAGATGAGCGGGATGGCGGCGCTGGCGGCAGCGGCCGCAGCCACTCAGAAGATTCCTCCGTCCACAGCGACGGTGCTGAACGTTCCAGCAGGAGCCACGATGGTGAAGACGATGGCGGTCAGTCCAGGATCCAGCAGCCTGCCGGTCAAAGTGGCCGCTCCAGTCACGATG GTGAGTAACCAGGCCACTCGAATACTGAAAACTGCCGCCGCTCAGGCGGGCGGGGCCTCTGTCGTCTCCACCCCCGGGACGCCCAGCAGACCAATCATCACGGTCCACAAGTCGGGCACGGTGACGGTCTCCCAGCAGGCTCAGGTGGTCACCACGGTGGTGGGCGGAGTCACGAAGACCATCACGCTCGTCAACAGCCCGCTGAGCGTGGGAGGAGGCGGAGCTCTG CTCGGTAACCTCGGCAACCTGGGGAAGGTGATGTCAGTGGTCCAGACCAAACCAGTTCAGAGTGGAGCGCTTACTGGTCAAGCTGGGAGCAACCCGCTCACTCAGATCCTGCAG ACGAAGGGCGCTCTCCCACCAGGAACCATCTTGAAGTTGGTGACATCAGCAGACGGTAAACAGACCACTATCCTCAGCACCGCGCAGGCCGGCTCCACGGCAACCAAACAAACCATCCTGGGCGTCGCCCCGGCAACCTCCAAACCCGGAAACACCATCATCAAGACCATCCCACTGTCTGCACTGCAGGGCGGGGCAG GTGGTAACAGTCCAATCACAATCCTCACCACCAAGGTGGTGACACCAGGAGCTGCCGGAAAAATCCTCACTACTGTCCCCAAAATCACTGCAGCCGGCCAGCAGGGGgtcacacag GTGGTGTTGAAAGGAGCTCCGGGGACGCCGGGGACAATCCTTAGGACCGTCCCGATGAGCGGAGTCAGACTGGTGTCACCAGGAGCAACCAGCTCCAAACCCACCGTTACCACGCTGGTCGTCAAGGCAACCACAG GTGTGTCCAGTCTGGGGACGGTAACAGGAAGTGTCTCCTCCCCGGTGGCGGGAGGAGCTGGCGCCACCGCTTCCCTGGCAACGCCCATCACCACCCTGGCAACCATCGCCACACTGGCCAGCCAGGTCACCACGGCAACCGCTGCCACAACAGGACCCAAACAG GTGACTCTGATAACGACTCCGAGCGGCGCCGAGGCTCAGCCGTTGGTCCAGGATCTACCAGTCTCCTTCATGGCCTCTCCTACCTCAGAAGAACCTGGAAGTACTACAagtactactacaactactgcAGCGGGACAGACAGGAGACCCTGCAACAG TGACGCTGGTCTGC TCCAACCCGCCCTGCGAGACGCACGACACCGGCACCACCAACACCGCCACCGTCGCCACAGCAACCATGGGGGGTAACAACAGAGTATGTTCCAACCCGCCCTGCGAGACGCACGACACCGGTACCACCAACACCGCCACGGTGGCGTCTGCCAGCATGAGCCAAACGCTGCAG gtgTGTTCAAACCAGCCTTCAGCTCAGCAGTCCggtcctcttcctccacctgaAGTCCCTCTGAACGGAGGAACCACCTGCTCAAATCCACCGTGTGAGACCCACGAGACCGGAACCACCAACACCGCCACCACAGCCGGAGCCGGAGGACTCAGACAG GTGTGTTCGAATCCACCGTGCGAGACTCACGAGACCGGAACCACCAACACCGCGACCACAGCCGGAGCCGGAGGACTCAGTCAG GTGTGTTCAAATCCACCATGTGAGACCCACGAGACCGGAACCACCAACACCGCGACCACAGCAGGAACCGGAGGActcagacag GTGTGTTCAAACCCACCGTGTGAGACCCACGAGACCGGAACCACCAACACCGCAACTACAGCTACAG ctCAGCAGGGCGGAGACAACACGCAGGACTCCAcagacccctcctcctcctctgacccCGCCCCCTCCACCACAGCCAGTCAGAGCAGAGCTGTTACCACGGTTACACAGGCCACACCCACACCTGGACCCTCTATACCT GAGATCTCCTCATTGGTCGGAGAGGACAGGGCGGAGTCCTCTGAGGCGGAGGCTGTCGCCGTGGTGATGGCAGCGGCAGAAGAGGGGGAGGAGCCTATGCAGACAGATAGCCAATCAGAGGATGTTATGTCATCAGCAGCGTCAGTGTTACAGGTTCACATGGAGGGCAGCGAAGcagtacag ATGGCGTCCACAGACAGCGGTCTTCCTCAGGAGCTGATGTCATCAGAAGGGGACGGCGGTGAGGTGGACTCTGGAACGACGACTCTGTTGGTGACGACGGGACTGACCCCGGATCAGCTGGCCGTTAGCGCGGCGACAGAGGAGGCCGCTCAGCAGCCGACGATACAGGCGGTGCTGCAGGCAGCCGGACAGATGG gagaGGGGGCGGTGAACCAGTCCATCCCCATCGTTCTGACCCAGCAGGAACTGGCAGCTCTggtccaacagcagcagcagctgcaggacgTCCACAACCAACCAGAGCACAGCGCCGTGCCCACAG AGGGCCTCGCTCCAGCGGACAGCCTCAACGACCCGGCGGCCGAGAGCAACGGACACGAGCTGACATCGTCGGCCGTGACGAGTGCCGTGGCCCGATTGGCCAGCACGTTCGGCCCCGCCCCTCCTCTGACGGCTAGCCCGGCTAAGATTCAGACCCCCGCCGCCGCCACGCTCGGCGACGTGTCCAACGGCATCGGAGCCACCGCGGGG aaaCAGGTGGTCCCGGTGACGAGGTCATCAGCGAAGGACAGTCAATGGTACGACGTCGGGATCGTCAAGGTTACCAACATGGTGGTCTCTCACTACTACGTCCCCTACGATGACATCACGATCGAt GACGACTCGGGTGTGATGCCGGACTACAGTCAGATGAGGAAGGTGGAGCTGCAGCCGGGGACGGCCTATAAGTTCCGGGTCGCTGGGATCAATATCTGCGGGCGCGGAGCGTTCTCGGAGGTCTCGGCGTTTAAAACGTGTCTGCCCGGTTTCCCCGGAGCACCCTGCGCCATCAAGATCAGCAAG AACCTGGACGGAGCTCAGCTCACCTGGGAGCCTCCTGCCGTCACGTCGGGGAAGATCACCGAGTATTCGGTGTACCTGGCCATCCAGTCCAGCCAGGCCACCTCCTCCGGGTCCGGCTCCGGTCCGGCCCAGCTGGCCTTCATGAGGGTCTACTGCGGTCCCAGCCCGTCCTGCCTGGTCCAGGCCTCCAGCCTCGCCAACGCCCACATCGACTACACCACCAAGCCCGCCATCATCTTCCGCATCGCCGCTCGCAACCAGAAGGGCTACGGACCGGCCACGCAGGTCCGGTGGCTCCAAG AAACCAGTAAAGATGCCAAACCAGCAGTGAAGAGACCAGGAGTGTCTCCTGATTA taAACCTGTCGGACAGAAGAAGTTCAGAACCGACCAATAG
- the LOC121895833 gene encoding host cell factor 1-like isoform X2 gives MAAEPAVLQPRWKRIVGWTGPVPRPRHGHRAVAIKELMVVFGGGNEGIVDELHVYNTATNQWFIPAVRGDIPPGCAAYGFVCDGTRLLVFGGMVEYGKYSNDLYELQASRWEWKRLKAKPPKNSPLPCPRLGHSFSLIGSRCYLFGGLANDSEDPKNNIPRYLNDLYCLELRPGSSVVGWELPVTSGPPPPPRESHTAVVTSGRGANRLIIYGGMSGCRLGDLWVLDIDSLTWSKPALSGTAPLPRSLHSATTINNKMYVFGGWVPLVMDDVKVATHEKEWKCTNTLACLNLDTMCWETVLMDSLEENVPRARAGHCSVAINSRLYIWSGRDGYRKAWNNQVCCKDLWYLESERPSTPSRVQLVRANTLSLEVSWGPSPTADTYVLQLQKYDIPATPAAATSPASSPASNPVPTATPGASSPKSSTPVAAAPANQSIPLSGITLVPSPTATLPGNPLAAAAKSPAVLKVAAPSAAGGASIVTVRQAAPKSPVAVTTLPAGVRMVVPAQTSQGTPIGSSPQMSGMAALAAAAAATQKIPPSTATVLNVPAGATMVKTMAVSPGSSSLPVKVAAPVTMVSNQATRILKTAAAQAGGASVVSTPGTPSRPIITVHKSGTVTVSQQAQVVTTVVGGVTKTITLVNSPLSVGGGGALLGNLGNLGKVMSVVQTKPVQSGALTGQAGSNPLTQILQTKGALPPGTILKLVTSADGKQTTILSTAQAGSTATKQTILGVAPATSKPGNTIIKTIPLSALQGGAGGNSPITILTTKVVTPGAAGKILTTVPKITAAGQQGVTQVVLKGAPGTPGTILRTVPMSGVRLVSPGATSSKPTVTTLVVKATTGVSSLGTVTGSVSSPVAGGAGATASLATPITTLATIATLASQVTTATAATTGPKQVTLITTPSGAEAQPLVQDLPVSFMASPTSEEPGSTTSTTTTTAAGQTGDPATVTLVCSNPPCETHDTGTTNTATVATATMGGNNRVCSNPPCETHDTGTTNTATVATATMGGNNRVCSNPPCETHDTGTTNTATVASASMSQTLQVCSNQPSAQQSGPLPPPEVPLNGGTTCSNPPCETHETGTTNTATTAGAGGLRQVCSNPPCETHETGTTNTATTAGAGGLSQVCSNPPCETHETGTTNTATTAGTGGLRQVCSNPPCETHETGTTNTATTATAQQGGDNTQDSTDPSSSSDPAPSTTASQSRAVTTVTQATPTPGPSIPEISSLVGEDRAESSEAEAVAVVMAAAEEGEEPMQTDSQSEDVMSSAASVLQVHMEGSEAVQMASTDSGLPQELMSSEGDGGEVDSGTTTLLVTTGLTPDQLAVSAATEEAAQQPTIQAVLQAAGQMGEGAVNQSIPIVLTQQELAALVQQQQQLQDVHNQPEHSAVPTEGLAPADSLNDPAAESNGHELTSSAVTSAVARLASTFGPAPPLTASPAKIQTPAAATLGDVSNGIGATAGVVPVTRSSAKDSQWYDVGIVKVTNMVVSHYYVPYDDITIDDDSGVMPDYSQMRKVELQPGTAYKFRVAGINICGRGAFSEVSAFKTCLPGFPGAPCAIKISKNLDGAQLTWEPPAVTSGKITEYSVYLAIQSSQATSSGSGSGPAQLAFMRVYCGPSPSCLVQASSLANAHIDYTTKPAIIFRIAARNQKGYGPATQVRWLQETSKDAKPAVKRPGVSPDYKPVGQKKFRTDQ, from the exons ATGGCAGCCGAGCCTGCAGTGTTGCAGCCCCGCTGGAAGCGCATCGTGGGCTGGACTGGGCCGGTGCCGCGGCCCCGGCACGGACACCGGGCCGTGGCGATCAAGGAGCTGATGGTTGTGTTCGGCGGGGGGAATGAGGGAATCGTGGATGAGCTGCACGTCTACAATACAG CTACCAACCAGTGGTTCATCCCGGCGGTGCGAGGTGACATCCCTCCCGGCTGTGCCGCCTACGGCTTCGTGTGTGACGGGACGAGGCTGCTTGTGTTCGGAGGGATGGTGGAGTATGGCAAATACAGCAACGACCTGTACGAGCTGCAg gCGAGTCGCTGGGAGTGGAAGCGTCTGAAGGCCAAACCTCCAAAGAACAGCCCGCTCCCCTGCCCTCGCCTCGgacacagcttctctctgattGGCAGTCGCTGCTACCTCTTCGGCGGACTGGCCAATGACAGCGAAGACCCCAAGAACAACATCCCCAG GTATCTGAACGATCTGTACTGTCTGGAGCTGAGGCCGGGCTCCAGCGTGGTCGGCTGGGAGCTCCCCGTGACGTCGGGTCCGCCGCCGCCGCCCAGAGAAAGTCACACGGCCGTGGTGACGAGCGGCCGCGGAGCCAACAGACTGATCATCTACGGAGGGATGAGCGGCTGCAGACTGGGAGACCTGTGGGTGCTCGACATCG actCTCTGACGTGGAGCAAACCGGCCCTCAGTGGAACAGCCCCTCTCCCCCGCAGCCTGCACTCTGCCACCACCATCAACAACAA GATGTACGTGTTCGGAGGTTGGGTTCCTCTGGTGATGGATGATGTCAAAGTGGCGACACACGAGAAGGAGTGGAAGTGTACAAACACGTTGGCCTGCCTCAACTTGG ACACCATGTGCTGGGAGACGGTTCTGATGGACAGCCTGGAGGAAAACGTCCCCAGAGCTCGAGCAGGTCACTGCAGTGTGGCCATCAACTCCAGACTCTACATCTGGAGCGGGAGAGACGGATACAGGAAGGCCTGGAACAACCAGGTGTGCTGCAAGGACCTCTGGTACCTGGAGTCAG agCGTCCCAGTACTCCATCTCGGGTCCAGCTGGTCCGGGCCAACACCTTGTCACTGGAGGTGAGCTGGGGGCCGTCGCCGACCGCCGACACCTACGTGCTGCAGCTACAAAAGTACGACATTCCCGCCACACCTGCTGCTGCCACCTCACCTGCCTCCAGCCCCGCCTCCAACCCCGTCCCCACCGCCACACCTGGAGCCAGCTCCCCCAAGAGCTCCACCCCCGTCGCAGCAGCTCCAGCCAACCAGAGCATCCCGCTATCCGGCATCACGTTAGTCCCCTCCCCCACAGCCACCTTACCTGGAAACCCGTTGGCTGCCGCTGCTAAAAGTCCAG CTGTCCTGAAAGTGGCAGCTCCAAGTGCCGCAGGTGGAGCCTCCATCGTCACAGTCCGACAGGCCGCACCCAAATCCCCGGTTGCCGTGACGACACTTCCTGCAGGTGTTCGCATGGTGGTACCAGCTCAGACCAGTCAGGGGACG CCAATAGGAAGCAGTCCTCAGATGAGCGGGATGGCGGCGCTGGCGGCAGCGGCCGCAGCCACTCAGAAGATTCCTCCGTCCACAGCGACGGTGCTGAACGTTCCAGCAGGAGCCACGATGGTGAAGACGATGGCGGTCAGTCCAGGATCCAGCAGCCTGCCGGTCAAAGTGGCCGCTCCAGTCACGATG GTGAGTAACCAGGCCACTCGAATACTGAAAACTGCCGCCGCTCAGGCGGGCGGGGCCTCTGTCGTCTCCACCCCCGGGACGCCCAGCAGACCAATCATCACGGTCCACAAGTCGGGCACGGTGACGGTCTCCCAGCAGGCTCAGGTGGTCACCACGGTGGTGGGCGGAGTCACGAAGACCATCACGCTCGTCAACAGCCCGCTGAGCGTGGGAGGAGGCGGAGCTCTG CTCGGTAACCTCGGCAACCTGGGGAAGGTGATGTCAGTGGTCCAGACCAAACCAGTTCAGAGTGGAGCGCTTACTGGTCAAGCTGGGAGCAACCCGCTCACTCAGATCCTGCAG ACGAAGGGCGCTCTCCCACCAGGAACCATCTTGAAGTTGGTGACATCAGCAGACGGTAAACAGACCACTATCCTCAGCACCGCGCAGGCCGGCTCCACGGCAACCAAACAAACCATCCTGGGCGTCGCCCCGGCAACCTCCAAACCCGGAAACACCATCATCAAGACCATCCCACTGTCTGCACTGCAGGGCGGGGCAG GTGGTAACAGTCCAATCACAATCCTCACCACCAAGGTGGTGACACCAGGAGCTGCCGGAAAAATCCTCACTACTGTCCCCAAAATCACTGCAGCCGGCCAGCAGGGGgtcacacag GTGGTGTTGAAAGGAGCTCCGGGGACGCCGGGGACAATCCTTAGGACCGTCCCGATGAGCGGAGTCAGACTGGTGTCACCAGGAGCAACCAGCTCCAAACCCACCGTTACCACGCTGGTCGTCAAGGCAACCACAG GTGTGTCCAGTCTGGGGACGGTAACAGGAAGTGTCTCCTCCCCGGTGGCGGGAGGAGCTGGCGCCACCGCTTCCCTGGCAACGCCCATCACCACCCTGGCAACCATCGCCACACTGGCCAGCCAGGTCACCACGGCAACCGCTGCCACAACAGGACCCAAACAG GTGACTCTGATAACGACTCCGAGCGGCGCCGAGGCTCAGCCGTTGGTCCAGGATCTACCAGTCTCCTTCATGGCCTCTCCTACCTCAGAAGAACCTGGAAGTACTACAagtactactacaactactgcAGCGGGACAGACAGGAGACCCTGCAACAG TGACGCTGGTCTGCTCCAACCCGCCCTGCGAGACACACGACACGGGAACCACCAACACCGCCACCGTCGCCACAGCAACCATGGGGGGTAACAACAGAGTGTGTTCCAACCCGCCCTGCGAGACGCACGACACCGGCACCACCAACACCGCCACCGTCGCCACAGCAACCATGGGGGGTAACAACAGAGTATGTTCCAACCCGCCCTGCGAGACGCACGACACCGGTACCACCAACACCGCCACGGTGGCGTCTGCCAGCATGAGCCAAACGCTGCAG gtgTGTTCAAACCAGCCTTCAGCTCAGCAGTCCggtcctcttcctccacctgaAGTCCCTCTGAACGGAGGAACCACCTGCTCAAATCCACCGTGTGAGACCCACGAGACCGGAACCACCAACACCGCCACCACAGCCGGAGCCGGAGGACTCAGACAG GTGTGTTCGAATCCACCGTGCGAGACTCACGAGACCGGAACCACCAACACCGCGACCACAGCCGGAGCCGGAGGACTCAGTCAG GTGTGTTCAAATCCACCATGTGAGACCCACGAGACCGGAACCACCAACACCGCGACCACAGCAGGAACCGGAGGActcagacag GTGTGTTCAAACCCACCGTGTGAGACCCACGAGACCGGAACCACCAACACCGCAACTACAGCTACAG ctCAGCAGGGCGGAGACAACACGCAGGACTCCAcagacccctcctcctcctctgacccCGCCCCCTCCACCACAGCCAGTCAGAGCAGAGCTGTTACCACGGTTACACAGGCCACACCCACACCTGGACCCTCTATACCT GAGATCTCCTCATTGGTCGGAGAGGACAGGGCGGAGTCCTCTGAGGCGGAGGCTGTCGCCGTGGTGATGGCAGCGGCAGAAGAGGGGGAGGAGCCTATGCAGACAGATAGCCAATCAGAGGATGTTATGTCATCAGCAGCGTCAGTGTTACAGGTTCACATGGAGGGCAGCGAAGcagtacag ATGGCGTCCACAGACAGCGGTCTTCCTCAGGAGCTGATGTCATCAGAAGGGGACGGCGGTGAGGTGGACTCTGGAACGACGACTCTGTTGGTGACGACGGGACTGACCCCGGATCAGCTGGCCGTTAGCGCGGCGACAGAGGAGGCCGCTCAGCAGCCGACGATACAGGCGGTGCTGCAGGCAGCCGGACAGATGG gagaGGGGGCGGTGAACCAGTCCATCCCCATCGTTCTGACCCAGCAGGAACTGGCAGCTCTggtccaacagcagcagcagctgcaggacgTCCACAACCAACCAGAGCACAGCGCCGTGCCCACAG AGGGCCTCGCTCCAGCGGACAGCCTCAACGACCCGGCGGCCGAGAGCAACGGACACGAGCTGACATCGTCGGCCGTGACGAGTGCCGTGGCCCGATTGGCCAGCACGTTCGGCCCCGCCCCTCCTCTGACGGCTAGCCCGGCTAAGATTCAGACCCCCGCCGCCGCCACGCTCGGCGACGTGTCCAACGGCATCGGAGCCACCGCGGGG GTGGTCCCGGTGACGAGGTCATCAGCGAAGGACAGTCAATGGTACGACGTCGGGATCGTCAAGGTTACCAACATGGTGGTCTCTCACTACTACGTCCCCTACGATGACATCACGATCGAt GACGACTCGGGTGTGATGCCGGACTACAGTCAGATGAGGAAGGTGGAGCTGCAGCCGGGGACGGCCTATAAGTTCCGGGTCGCTGGGATCAATATCTGCGGGCGCGGAGCGTTCTCGGAGGTCTCGGCGTTTAAAACGTGTCTGCCCGGTTTCCCCGGAGCACCCTGCGCCATCAAGATCAGCAAG AACCTGGACGGAGCTCAGCTCACCTGGGAGCCTCCTGCCGTCACGTCGGGGAAGATCACCGAGTATTCGGTGTACCTGGCCATCCAGTCCAGCCAGGCCACCTCCTCCGGGTCCGGCTCCGGTCCGGCCCAGCTGGCCTTCATGAGGGTCTACTGCGGTCCCAGCCCGTCCTGCCTGGTCCAGGCCTCCAGCCTCGCCAACGCCCACATCGACTACACCACCAAGCCCGCCATCATCTTCCGCATCGCCGCTCGCAACCAGAAGGGCTACGGACCGGCCACGCAGGTCCGGTGGCTCCAAG AAACCAGTAAAGATGCCAAACCAGCAGTGAAGAGACCAGGAGTGTCTCCTGATTA taAACCTGTCGGACAGAAGAAGTTCAGAACCGACCAATAG